From Micromonospora sp. NBC_01699, a single genomic window includes:
- a CDS encoding glucose-1-phosphate thymidylyltransferase yields MKALVLSGGSGTRLRPFSYSMPKQLIPIANKPVLEYVLESIRDAGITDIGIVVGDWASAIDEAIGDGSRLGVRVTYIRQDEPRGLGHCVAIARDFLGDDDFVMYLGDNFLPDGILRSTEEFTARRPAAQVLVYKVADPRQFGIVELDQHGNVRGLVEKPEQPVSDLAVVGVYFFTSAIHDAVDAIPPSARGELEITDAIQWLLTNGAEVRAIEYQGYWKDTGRTEDVLECNRHQLGALRSANLGDVDDASELVGQVVIGPGARVLRSRIEGPVVVGANTVVEASNIGPYTAIGENCLVRTTNLGDSIVLDGASISDVPGLRGSLIGRSATIRSRATGRRMVVGDDAWIELAA; encoded by the coding sequence ATGAAGGCACTGGTGTTGTCGGGCGGGTCGGGTACCCGCCTGAGACCTTTCAGCTACTCGATGCCCAAACAGCTCATCCCGATCGCCAACAAACCCGTGCTTGAGTACGTCCTGGAAAGCATCCGCGATGCGGGCATCACCGACATTGGCATCGTCGTCGGTGATTGGGCGTCCGCCATCGACGAGGCCATCGGCGACGGGTCCCGCCTCGGCGTACGGGTCACCTACATCCGGCAGGACGAGCCGCGCGGCCTGGGGCACTGCGTCGCGATCGCCCGCGACTTCCTCGGCGACGACGACTTCGTGATGTACCTGGGCGACAACTTCCTGCCGGACGGAATCCTCCGGAGCACCGAGGAGTTCACCGCCCGCCGGCCGGCCGCCCAGGTGCTGGTGTACAAGGTCGCCGACCCGCGTCAGTTCGGCATCGTGGAGCTGGACCAGCACGGCAACGTACGGGGGCTGGTGGAGAAACCCGAGCAGCCGGTCAGCGACCTGGCCGTGGTCGGGGTCTACTTCTTCACCTCGGCGATCCACGACGCGGTCGACGCGATCCCACCCAGCGCACGCGGCGAACTGGAGATCACCGACGCGATCCAGTGGCTGCTCACCAACGGTGCCGAGGTCAGGGCGATCGAATACCAGGGCTACTGGAAGGACACCGGACGTACCGAGGACGTGCTCGAATGCAACCGGCACCAGCTCGGGGCACTGCGGTCGGCCAACCTCGGTGACGTCGACGACGCCAGCGAGCTCGTCGGCCAGGTGGTGATCGGACCCGGTGCGCGGGTGCTGCGGTCCCGGATCGAGGGACCGGTGGTCGTCGGGGCGAACACCGTGGTCGAGGCGAGCAACATCGGGCCGTACACCGCCATCGGCGAGAACTGCCTGGTCCGGACGACGAACCTGGGCGACTCGATAGTGCTCGACGGCGCATCGATCTCGGACGTACCCGGACTGCGGGGATCGCTCATCGGCCGCTCGGCCACCATCCGCTCGCGGGCCACCGGACGCCGGATGGTGGTCGGGGACGACGCGTGGATCGAGTTGGCCGCGTGA
- a CDS encoding class I SAM-dependent methyltransferase — translation MFGDDLARVYDLVYRARGQDFDREAELVTEIVRARRPDATSLLDVGCGTGEHLLTLSGAFDHVEGLDLSGPMVSVARTKLPGVEIHLRDMRDFDLGRRFDAVISLSTAVAYLPSVAALRVTLTRMVAHLAPGGVLVVEPWYFPENYLDGYIAGDIIRRPEMTVARVSHSRERDGATHIESHWTVADRHGIRHFTENHVFGLWTREQYEAAFENAGCKTEYIGDVQAGRGLFVGWRGGDVR, via the coding sequence ATGTTCGGCGATGACCTCGCCCGGGTCTACGACCTGGTCTACCGGGCCCGTGGCCAGGACTTCGACCGCGAGGCCGAGCTGGTGACCGAGATCGTCCGCGCCCGCCGGCCGGACGCGACCTCGCTGCTCGATGTCGGCTGCGGAACCGGAGAGCACCTGCTGACCCTGAGCGGGGCATTCGACCACGTCGAGGGCCTCGACCTGTCCGGGCCGATGGTCTCGGTCGCCCGGACCAAGCTGCCCGGCGTCGAGATCCACCTGCGGGACATGCGCGACTTCGACCTCGGTCGGCGCTTCGACGCGGTGATCTCGCTGTCCACCGCGGTCGCGTACCTGCCGTCGGTGGCGGCGCTGCGGGTCACGCTCACCCGAATGGTGGCGCACCTCGCGCCCGGCGGCGTACTGGTCGTGGAGCCCTGGTACTTCCCGGAGAACTACCTCGACGGCTACATCGCCGGCGACATCATCCGGCGCCCCGAGATGACCGTGGCCCGGGTGTCGCACAGCCGCGAGCGGGACGGAGCCACCCACATCGAGAGCCACTGGACGGTCGCCGACCGGCACGGCATTCGGCACTTCACCGAGAACCACGTGTTCGGGCTGTGGACGCGGGAGCAGTACGAGGCCGCGTTCGAGAACGCCGGTTGCAAGACGGAGTACATCGGTGACGTCCAGGCCGGCCGTGGCCTGTTCGTCGGATGGCGGGGAGGAGACGTACGATGA
- a CDS encoding DegT/DnrJ/EryC1/StrS family aminotransferase has translation MINISQPNLGAEELEAVREVFAGNWLGYGPRTKRFEAEFAEYLDVEPERLIFINSATSGLFLAMELLDLGPGDDVLLPSVSFIAAANAIASTGARPVFCDVDPHTLNPSVADIERALTKRTRAVLVLHYGGHPGDLVNIAAFCRERGLPLIEDVAVSIASAVDGQRVGTFGDIATWSFDSRKVITTGDGGMLYVRDPELGYRAQRLAYHGVDDRSAFTTASKVAHRWWELSIHDVGRRLIGNDMTAAIGSVQLRRLPGFVEWRRAISETYDRLLGDVEGIRLPPRLPAGHESTHYFYWIQLDPAIRDQVAEDLLERGIYTTFRYEPLHTVPLFQSDAVLPGTAQASAATLLLPIHQGLDDAEVRTVAGELCKAVEHRRSAVRGALS, from the coding sequence ATGATCAATATCTCCCAGCCCAATCTCGGCGCCGAGGAACTCGAAGCCGTACGCGAGGTGTTCGCCGGAAACTGGCTGGGGTACGGCCCCCGGACCAAGAGGTTCGAGGCGGAGTTCGCCGAGTACCTGGACGTCGAGCCCGAGCGCCTCATCTTCATCAATTCGGCCACCTCCGGCCTGTTCCTGGCCATGGAGCTGCTCGACCTCGGCCCCGGCGACGACGTGCTGCTGCCGTCGGTCAGCTTCATCGCCGCGGCCAACGCCATCGCGTCCACCGGCGCCCGTCCGGTCTTCTGCGACGTGGACCCGCACACGCTCAACCCCTCGGTCGCCGACATCGAGCGGGCGCTGACCAAGCGGACCAGGGCGGTGCTGGTACTGCACTACGGCGGCCACCCCGGCGACCTGGTCAACATCGCCGCGTTCTGCCGGGAGCGCGGCCTTCCGCTGATCGAGGACGTGGCCGTGTCGATCGCCTCCGCGGTCGACGGCCAGCGCGTCGGCACCTTCGGCGACATCGCCACCTGGAGTTTCGACTCCCGCAAGGTGATCACTACGGGTGACGGCGGCATGCTCTATGTACGCGACCCGGAACTCGGCTACCGTGCCCAGCGACTCGCCTACCACGGCGTGGACGACCGCAGCGCCTTCACCACCGCGTCCAAGGTGGCCCACCGCTGGTGGGAGCTGAGCATCCACGACGTCGGCCGGCGGCTCATCGGCAACGACATGACCGCGGCGATCGGCAGCGTACAGCTGCGTCGGCTGCCCGGCTTCGTGGAGTGGCGCCGCGCGATCAGCGAGACGTACGACCGGTTGCTGGGCGACGTCGAGGGCATCCGTCTCCCCCCACGGCTGCCGGCCGGGCACGAGTCGACCCACTACTTCTACTGGATCCAGCTCGACCCGGCCATCCGCGACCAGGTGGCCGAGGACCTGCTGGAACGCGGCATCTACACGACGTTCCGCTACGAGCCGCTGCACACCGTGCCGCTCTTCCAGTCCGACGCGGTCCTGCCCGGGACCGCGCAGGCATCCGCCGCCACCCTGCTGCTCCCCATCCACCAGGGACTCGACGACGCCGAGGTCCGGACCGTGGCCGGCGAACTGTGCAAGGCCGTCGAACACCGACGGTCGGCCGTGAGGGGAGCACTGTCATGA